In Clostridia bacterium, the genomic stretch ATCTCGGCCACTACGAGCGTTTTATCGACGAAAATCTGACGGCGACCTCCAATATCACGACGGGCAAGGTCTACTGGTCCGTTATATCGAAGGAGCGGCGCGGCGAATACGCAGGCAAGACCGTTCAGGTCATCCCGCACATAACGAACGAGATAAAAAGCAAGGTCTACTCAATGGCGCAGGAGACGGATTCGCAGATAGTCATAACGGAGATAGGCGGCACCGTGGGCGACATAGAGAGCCTTCCCTTCCTCGAAGCGATACGCCAGGTCGCATCGGACGTGGGCCGCGAGAACTGTATGTACATCTACGTCACGCTCGTTCCGAAGCTGCCCTCCGGCGAACAGAAAACGAAGCCCACGCAGCACAGCGTAAAGGAGCTTTTGAACGTCGGCATCTGGCCCGACATACTCGTATGCCGCTCTGAAGACCCCATATCGAAGGAATCGCTTGAAAAGCTCAGTATGTTCTGCAACGTCCCCAAAGAGAACGTGATCTCCAATCTCGACGCGGAAACGCTCTACGAGATACCGCTCATGCTCGAGGAGCAAAACTTTGCCGACGTCGTGCTTTCACGGCTGAACCTCAAGGCTCCCCACGCGCCCGACCTTACGGAATGGACGGCCATGGTCGAGACGATACGAGGCCTCAAAAGCAAAGGCACCGTGACAGTGGCGCTCGTGGGCAAATACGTCGGCCTGCACGACGCGTACTTAAGCGTAGTAGAGGCCTTAAAGCACGGCGGCATCGCGAACAGCGTGAACGTCGATATAAAATGGATAGACAGCGAGGACATAACGCCCGACAACACGCAGAGCATCTTTTCCGATATTGACGCGATGCTCATACCCGGCGGCTTCGGCGACAGGGGCACCGAGGGCAAGATATGC encodes the following:
- a CDS encoding CTP synthase; the encoded protein is MSDNTTGGNLQKKYIFVIGGVVSGLGKGITASSLGRLLKARGFSVTMQKFDPYINIDPGTMSPYQHGEVYVTEDGAETDLDLGHYERFIDENLTATSNITTGKVYWSVISKERRGEYAGKTVQVIPHITNEIKSKVYSMAQETDSQIVITEIGGTVGDIESLPFLEAIRQVASDVGRENCMYIYVTLVPKLPSGEQKTKPTQHSVKELLNVGIWPDILVCRSEDPISKESLEKLSMFCNVPKENVISNLDAETLYEIPLMLEEQNFADVVLSRLNLKAPHAPDLTEWTAMVETIRGLKSKGTVTVALVGKYVGLHDAYLSVVEALKHGGIANSVNVDIKWIDSEDITPDNTQSIFSDIDAMLIPGGFGDRGTEGKICAAKYARVNNIPFFGICLGMQIGVIEIARSVLGLTDATSTEFNPDSKNQVIHIMPDQLGVTDLGGTLRLGAQTCNLKEGTLIREIYGEETIRERHRHRYEVNNDYREALESAGVVISGLSPDGRLVDTIELKGHPWYIGVQFHPEFKSRPNRPHKLFASFIKAGKEYKNK